One genomic region from Oncorhynchus keta strain PuntledgeMale-10-30-2019 unplaced genomic scaffold, Oket_V2 Un_contig_7541_pilon_pilon, whole genome shotgun sequence encodes:
- the cbx3b gene encoding chromobox protein homolog 3b isoform X1, whose product MKSVCKTLEHCCIWLRIYRTTGHIYTVFVSACSSVCYIVAYFCHSQSWTESVRMRKKQNVKQRKAETIITPTPLTTTTTTLSTTTTAAAAAVVQEFVVEKIIQRRVFNGRVEYYLKWKGFTDADNTWEPEDNLVCPELIEEFLRNLCLSGENQVEEENLRPVEPELVPKEELAEQETEIQMYSEQRHNDLQEPADQDSPTALTCPLEPDRIIGSTDRHGELMFLIKWKNRDEVALLSAREASARYPEVVVAFYEDKLTWHSGDEDQ is encoded by the exons ATGAAAAGTGTTTGTAAGACACTGGAACATTGTTGCATTTGGCTACGCATCTATCGAACCACTGGACATATTTATACTGTTTTTGTATCCGCGTGCTCCAGCGTGTGCTACATCGTAGCGTATTTCTGTCACAGCCAAAGTTGGACTGAAAGC GTTAGAATGAGAAAAAAGCAGAATGTGAAACAGAGAAAGGCAGAAACAATAATAACACCAacaccattaacaacaacaacaacaacactatcaacaacaacaacagcagcagcagcagcagtggtccAGGAGTTTGTGGTTGAGAAGATCATCCAACGAAGGGTCTTCAATGGAAGAGTAGAGTACTATCTGAAGTGGAAAGGATTCACTGA TGCTGACAACACCTGGGAACCAGAGGACAACTTGGTCTGTCCTGAACTGATAGAAGAGTTCCTGAGAAACCTCTGTTTGTCTGGAGAGAATCAGGTTGAGGAAGAGAACCTACGGCCGGTGGAACCAGAGCTAGTCCCCAAAGAGGAACTGGCAGAACAGGAGACTGAGATT CAGATGTACAGCGAGCAGAGACATAATGACCTCCAGGAACCTGCTGACCAGGATTCTCCTACTGCCCTCACGTGTCCTCTGGAACCTGACCGCATCATCGGCTCTACAGACAGACACGGAGAACTCATGTTCCTCATCAAATG GAAGAACCGTGACGAGGTGGCCCTGCTGTCAGCCAGGGAGGCCAGCGCCAGGTATCCTGAGGTGGTTGTAGCCTTCTACGAGGACAAACTCACCTGGCATTCTGGGGACGAGGACCAgtaa
- the cbx3b gene encoding chromobox protein homolog 3b isoform X2, protein MKSVCKTLEHCCIWLRIYRTTGHIYTVFVSACSSVCYIVAYFCHSQSWTESVRMRKKQNVKQRKAETIITPTPLTTTTTTLSTTTTAAAAAVVQEFVVEKIIQRRVFNGRVEYYLKWKGFTDADNTWEPEDNLVCPELIEEFLRNLCLSGENQVEEENLRPVEPELVPKEELAEQETEIMYSEQRHNDLQEPADQDSPTALTCPLEPDRIIGSTDRHGELMFLIKWKNRDEVALLSAREASARYPEVVVAFYEDKLTWHSGDEDQ, encoded by the exons ATGAAAAGTGTTTGTAAGACACTGGAACATTGTTGCATTTGGCTACGCATCTATCGAACCACTGGACATATTTATACTGTTTTTGTATCCGCGTGCTCCAGCGTGTGCTACATCGTAGCGTATTTCTGTCACAGCCAAAGTTGGACTGAAAGC GTTAGAATGAGAAAAAAGCAGAATGTGAAACAGAGAAAGGCAGAAACAATAATAACACCAacaccattaacaacaacaacaacaacactatcaacaacaacaacagcagcagcagcagcagtggtccAGGAGTTTGTGGTTGAGAAGATCATCCAACGAAGGGTCTTCAATGGAAGAGTAGAGTACTATCTGAAGTGGAAAGGATTCACTGA TGCTGACAACACCTGGGAACCAGAGGACAACTTGGTCTGTCCTGAACTGATAGAAGAGTTCCTGAGAAACCTCTGTTTGTCTGGAGAGAATCAGGTTGAGGAAGAGAACCTACGGCCGGTGGAACCAGAGCTAGTCCCCAAAGAGGAACTGGCAGAACAGGAGACTGAGATT ATGTACAGCGAGCAGAGACATAATGACCTCCAGGAACCTGCTGACCAGGATTCTCCTACTGCCCTCACGTGTCCTCTGGAACCTGACCGCATCATCGGCTCTACAGACAGACACGGAGAACTCATGTTCCTCATCAAATG GAAGAACCGTGACGAGGTGGCCCTGCTGTCAGCCAGGGAGGCCAGCGCCAGGTATCCTGAGGTGGTTGTAGCCTTCTACGAGGACAAACTCACCTGGCATTCTGGGGACGAGGACCAgtaa
- the cbx3b gene encoding chromobox protein homolog 3b isoform X3 yields the protein MRKKQNVKQRKAETIITPTPLTTTTTTLSTTTTAAAAAVVQEFVVEKIIQRRVFNGRVEYYLKWKGFTDADNTWEPEDNLVCPELIEEFLRNLCLSGENQVEEENLRPVEPELVPKEELAEQETEIQMYSEQRHNDLQEPADQDSPTALTCPLEPDRIIGSTDRHGELMFLIKWKNRDEVALLSAREASARYPEVVVAFYEDKLTWHSGDEDQ from the exons ATGAGAAAAAAGCAGAATGTGAAACAGAGAAAGGCAGAAACAATAATAACACCAacaccattaacaacaacaacaacaacactatcaacaacaacaacagcagcagcagcagcagtggtccAGGAGTTTGTGGTTGAGAAGATCATCCAACGAAGGGTCTTCAATGGAAGAGTAGAGTACTATCTGAAGTGGAAAGGATTCACTGA TGCTGACAACACCTGGGAACCAGAGGACAACTTGGTCTGTCCTGAACTGATAGAAGAGTTCCTGAGAAACCTCTGTTTGTCTGGAGAGAATCAGGTTGAGGAAGAGAACCTACGGCCGGTGGAACCAGAGCTAGTCCCCAAAGAGGAACTGGCAGAACAGGAGACTGAGATT CAGATGTACAGCGAGCAGAGACATAATGACCTCCAGGAACCTGCTGACCAGGATTCTCCTACTGCCCTCACGTGTCCTCTGGAACCTGACCGCATCATCGGCTCTACAGACAGACACGGAGAACTCATGTTCCTCATCAAATG GAAGAACCGTGACGAGGTGGCCCTGCTGTCAGCCAGGGAGGCCAGCGCCAGGTATCCTGAGGTGGTTGTAGCCTTCTACGAGGACAAACTCACCTGGCATTCTGGGGACGAGGACCAgtaa